TTTCACAACCCAGACTCGTACTGAGCAGGCTCAAaaggttcacgctttcttttcccaacgcttatgtgtcctgcattcaggggtccttttctggtccattgggtgatctCAGGACCCTGGGTgagctcctgggcatgctccttttcattggccattgtttgagggagcaggtgagggacatgtgtaactgaggctgcaggtgagaacacatcttctggacggcagctcttgtccctgggttgaagagacccttataacaacagctttcaggaggcaggggttggcttggctgaagcagcaggcaaagtccacgcagcagccattgtgagcaggagcccccccatatcggagaaaacagttcaacacaatgcttctccttgggcctctctccaaatcatcatccaactgttctttcagtcagggcctcagttctctcagtccttggtggcaatggtcaggcaaatactgatccatcttcagaccaactctcacaatcccccaacccatgggagatcccccaacccattggagttcccccaacccattggagatcccccaaacccaaccatgggagatcccccaacccattggatatcccctcaaacccattgaagATTCCCtaaacccagccatgggagatcccccaaacccattggccatcccccaacccattggagaccccctcaacccaaacatgggagatccctcaacccattggagatcctccaATCGACTGGAGATCCCCCCCACCCATtgcagatcccccaacccattgaagATCCCACCAAATCCATTGTAGATCCCCCCACccgaccatgggagatcccccaaacccattggagaacccccaacccattggagatcccccaaaacccattggagatcaccccaacccaaccattgcagatcccccaacccattaaagatcccacaaaacccatgggagatcccctcaaacccaaacatgggagatcccctcaaacccattggatatcccccaacccattggagatcccccaaacccaaacgTAGGAGATCTCCCAAcacattggacatcccccaacccattggagatcctttaaacccattggagacaccccaaaccataccatgggagatctcccaacccattggatatctcctcaaacccattggagacccccaaaaccaaccatgggagttctcccaacccattggatatcccctcaaacccattggagatccccccaaacccactggagatccccccaaaccaaccatgggagatccctcaacccattggagatcccccaatccaCTAGAGATGCCCCTCAACTCATTGGTGATCCCCCAACACAACCACAGAAGATCCCaccaaaccccttggagatcacccaacccagccatgggagatccccccaaccctttggagatcccccaacccaacccattggagatcccacgaAACCCACTGAagatgcccccaaacccaaacatgggagatcctccaatcaattggacatcccccaacacattggagatcccttaaacccattaaagatccccccCAGCCTATTGGCGATCCTCCAACCCAACCATTGGAGATGCCCCAAACAACGGGAGATACCCCAAcccactggagacccccacccaaacccattaaagaccccccccaatccattggagatcccccaacccaacccattggagatccccccaaacccattggatttcccccaattccctggagatctccaaaacccactggagatcccccaacccagtccattggagatccctcaacccatccattggagatcccccaagcCATTGGAAATtgcccaacccaaccatgggagatccctcaacccattggagatcccaccaaacccattggagatcccccaacctaacccattggagatccccaaacccagtggagatcccctccaacccactggagatcccccaaacccattggagatcccccaaaccattgGAGATACCCCCAAACTTATTGAAGATttgccaaacccattggagaatccccaaacccagtggagatcccctccaacccactggagatcccccaaacccattggagatcccccaaaccattgGAGATACCCCCAAACTTACTGAAGATTTGCCAAACCCACTGGAGGATCCCCAATGCATTGGAGAtctcccaaacccattggagatttaCTGAGACCCAAGATGATCCATCCCTGGACCTCTTTGGTTGGgcagacccaagatgtcccattcctgtcccccaggaccctggTCTTGGTGTCCGCagagtgtccaggaatgggacatcttggatccagagttgggacattataagtctgggtggcccaaagtgtccagggatgggacattttaggtcttggtggcctaagggccccagggatgggacatcctgcccTGAGTAACGCAAGGGATAAAGGGATGAGAAATTTTGGTTCTCGATGGCCCAAGGGGcctggagatgggacaatctggctccagggatgagatatcgggggtcttggtggcctcacattgtccagagatgggacatccaggctctcggtggcccaagtgctccagagatgggacatcttcatTTTGGTGGCCCAAGGTGGCTGGATATAGGACATGCTGTTCTTGGTAGCCAAAAGGGGTCCAGAGACAGGACGTCTTGGTCTTGGTGGCCAAAGTATCCCCAGAATTGACATGTTTGCCTAGGTGGTCCATGGGTTGGcgaattttaggtcttggtgaccaaagggggctggagatgtgacatcttgggtccagagatgggacatcctgggtcttggtgtccccaaagtgtccagggatgggacagttaAAGTCTTGGTGgtctaaggggtccagggatagAATATTTTAGGTATTGGTGGCCTAAAGTTTCCAGAGATGGGAAATCCTACATCTTgttggcccaaagtgtccagggatggaacATCTTGACCTGAGTGGCTCAAAGTTTCCAGGGATAGGACATTGGAGGTCTGACATGGGGCAACCTGGCTCGCGGTGGCCCtaagggtccagagatgggacatcataggtcttggtggcctaaggggtccagggatggtaCATCTTGGCCTGGGTGGTCTAAGAGATACAAGGGTTGGGACATTAAACGTCTTGGTGGCCCGAGATGGCTGCAAATGGGACATCTTGGatgcagagttgggacattataagtctgggtggcccaaagtgtccagggatggcacaTGTTAGGTCTTGGCGGTTTaaagggtccagagatgggacatcctgggtcttggttgCCTCatggggtccagagatgggaccttggtagcccaagggggctggagatgggacatcttgggtgcggggatgggacatcctgcatCTTGGTGACCCAAAGTGTccatggatgggacatcttgggtcttggtggctttacacagtccagggatgggacactttGGCCTGGACGACCCAAAGTCTCCAGGCATGAGAAATCTTCGATGCAAGGATGGGACATCTTAGGACTTGGTGTCCCCAGAGTTTCCAAGGATGGGTCaacctgggtcttggtggcttcaTGGGGTCCTTCTGGGCCAAGGTGGCCTGAAGTGTCTacggatgggacatcttggatccagggatgggacattttaggtcttagtggcccaaagtctccagagatggggtaTCTGGGGTCTGTCATGGGACATTCTGgctcttggtggcccaaggggtccagggatgggacattttaggtcttggtgcccTAATGGGTCCAGGGACAGGAAATTTTACCCTGAGTGGCCCaaggtgtccagggatgggaagttttggctcttagtggcctcacagtttccagggatgggacacagtGGCAGCGAGAGTGGCCACATTTCCTCTTTCACCGGGACCAGGCCACGGTGGGGTGACCAGCTCCCTGCCCCGTATTTAAAGGGTGCCtgggtggggccctttgtgacatcaccagtgacgtcacaatgccccactgtggcagttgtgcatctccctgagatccagagccttcaatagggcagtcgatggctccttagcaccttttgtgccccgctgtgcctgtccccacgtgcacaccAGGGTGGGACCAAGgcactgacagtcacatcctcccccaccctgggcagggtgacttcacctccaccaccttgatacagggaattaacaattcactaattaaaacttacagaactaacacttcaagacttaaagagctaacagagagttaACCCTTAaattttatgaatatgtataggtgttcctagaactttcatgaatatgtaacactttactgcatttaaccaagctcacagctactggagatacacacaggtattaggtgaaatgattccctgtgtgtctgatattgtaaataggtaaaatatataccttccttacaacctcaagggttgtaaggtcattccacacctcagtatcagagccacctccacatggccctcaccacctctaaccagtgtctccatgtctttccttccccagcccccagggacagggacctgcactggttgtttccttcacagctgtgtcagtgatggcccttcatggggtcccaaacaccctcagaaacttggggtctgcttctgcctttcacttcatcagaggtttgttcattcttccagtagctgcagttcaggatcatggcagcagagggctcgtTAACATCGAAAAGGTTCTTTACAAGCCAAGGCTTTGTGCAGCATTTCCCTCAAGGCttgaagtctggtgtggatgattagggggatttcaggaatagccaaacagagagcatttccataataaatagcaataaagccaactTTATTCTACTTctttccctgctcgcccttccctccctttccagaacaggtggtatcagcagcctccaccaCTTCATATCGATGTGGAACATATCCTGAGAAGACtcaatatgtcagaaaagtgggtgcctaaatcaccacgtcAGTGAAGAGATAGTCCagaacacctcaagaggagtcacactcctctggatcaAGAGGTGGGTGTggctgggaatctcaggtgccacagcacagcgatacttgtgttcagggagctggtcaaatgacccaactcctgttctgtaacggtgtctgagtttgctcaggtcacccctgacttgagccccatccactgctgtgtgttctccagactcctgccttcaggaacaaagtcccaggagaccttgcttgtgaagatggaagcaaagaagccatgaagagcctcagtcctgtctgattctacttatCTGaatttcagcagcaagcccatgatcgccctgtctattcttttagtgtgaggaagctgtatcagctcatcttgctgccctcagcctcccctgcaggtaacAAGTCCAGGgaagctttggcatcatccccatatccatggacaaggtttctaaattcctgcaTTGCAGATTCCTCTGCTTCcatctcctgtgtgctgcctttttgccctggagctccatcagttcagaggagcagcctcacgagataaatgcttctgtccacggatacttggagagatcattcttgtgcttggagtagtctgtcctgtaaggcttgtcagatttcctgagctccttcaccctccatgactttctcATGTCACCAACTTTATTGgccgccatcccccagtatgtcaaagtcttctcctctggagcccaccagcctgtgctctgctgctgtccttcctccctcccctctggtgcctgggaccccactgtttcctggtcacaacagccaaggtggacactgatgttcacatccctcaccagctcttccttgtttcacagttccagatccaggtgagcatcacccttgttggcccatcaggcagacgTGTTGATCAGTTGGCCCAAGATTATCTGGACTGTTggtacctgcagctttgcctggccagtgaatgtcagggcaattacagttacccataggaacctgctcattgactggagacatcctccttGAATTGCtggcagaagatcttttccatttcttctccatgatcaagtagtttgtaacacccaaaacattgtcACCCTATATAGGTTTAcaaggcaaagtcttggaactgggggtgagtgtgtctgtgctacagttgtcacctctctgagaagacaacaggacgttCACCGACGTCAgacctgatttcagctggctccaagatggacccactccttgccaaatctgagccactcattgatgctggcagcacctctgggatattgtatttgagaaagggtaaaaaacgctgcacaacagcaggtgggagagaggagggaggaaatgtgagagaaaagcactgcagacaccaaggtcatatcccataggagccaagcaggtccctcagcaggccaaagcttgctctcctgaaatcctgctctttgccttgtgatcatctcccaggagcctcagctccactttcccctccctgactgttccatcctgaccaactctttctggtttgtacgtgtgaagtcccacagggcacctcacctcactgactcctcagtgtcaggaagatgttgtcaatgagctccaaaccctcctggatggatgggtccttgcagatattgggatatctcaggtctgccatgaggacacagccctggaaacacgaggtttctttcatttgtctgaaggaggcctcatctaattcgtcttcctcatcactgagtcagtagctgatgtccagtgaccacaacattgcccatgatgttctgccctctcatgttgactcctcaacgttcagctgacattgtctgtccccaggcagagctccacacattcctgctgctctctgacagaaAGGACAATttgcccttggagtccagacATGGTATTATGAGTACCGGGCCCCGGGACTCCACAgatctccaggagatggtatttatagtgccctgcagctccttatcttgttaccttgggagacacaccctcgtcaggacaagccctctacatgcaaacaataagagctgagcaaatggagcttcagtccagggaggggCACAACTCtgaggaaatctgggattcacccattagaaagctcttcagttttacaaggagaagtgacccattctgcataagggtaggagaattaccccacacatcaggacagagcaggacctgacacgctgagcagtgagcctgaggagaagggcctgggcactccaaggtccccacaccagcccgtggtgcacgctcaccatgaaaaaggcagctgcacacggggctgcatgaggagcagcgtggggacccagacacctggagttctcatcccattcggttcagcactggtgtgaccccacacacacgggggtgtgccagtgagcggcttcccagtttggagaagcagggaggaactggagagtgcagggctctgtcaaggcaggttcagcaccttgtgcacatggtgtgggatgctgagggacctgggctgctttggcccagcagcgctggggaggctgcagcagtgcaggagtagcctgagagtacttgaagggtggtttcagaggtggtggaggttttctgcatagtgggaaagagcatgagaaagaaataatggcccaaagtgcagctggggaggtccaggctggacatgagcagcaaggaatgtgactggaagggcagtgctgtggtggagcaggtcagcagagggagtctgcatcagcccaaggctttgtgctcaaaggaaaagctggggaggatgcagagatctcagcaaaggaaggaagatgctcagacaagagcaaggtggggcagcaggggggatgtctccagcctgcagggaaagaggtgcaggggatgccacagcacaggacaggctgtggtggagatgatcaagggatgtaaagaggcttaaagccccagcagacatgagctccttctcaccttggctatggctgttgtctgcacctctgatgcctgtgaggagacaccttgtccttccagcacaggggcctcatggcctccttggccCCAGCCAGGAATCTGGGAGgtctgggaccatagtcctgcccttggccttgcacagccccacatcacactgtcccaggaagggccctgggagggacaggatctgtcttcccagggctgggggtcagggcttggccctttggttaatgaaacacatccaggtttagtCAGCATCAGAGCCAGCTTTTACttccttaccctttgttctgcttcaagttttctgtccaaactgatcctggggatggtttctcagttgtggcCCTCAATGGATTCATTAATCTTACAACAgcatttgaagtttagatctgagtttgtcttcttcatcttcctccagggtgtGAGGTCCATGGACcctgcaccaaacccaccagaggggtcattaaagcgccttgggctgctcctgtgttgctgagctgggctgggctcctgggacagagggagctcctggcaagcggcagcgctgcagagacacagctctgcccaggagcagctcctctgcacagcgcagcagggctgagggctctgcctggcgatctcagggagacgagcaaggcagagagagattaaaggtggtcaggactgggaggatgactgagagctcactggaggagaaacctttgcagcccttgccatggtaagtctctgggtgcagggcaatgcagctgtagctcctggaggcatctcctaaaactggcacaggcacagctggtgggatctgtaaggagggggctcttgtcaggcaatgttgaacagctgtgaagacgggtgagcacccaggggtgcccagggttgtcctgcagagcagggtccctgcaccccagggctgtgccggggcagggactcttccgcctgccagggtcagcgctcagcctgcccggggagatcccatggcagcagcgacccctggcagggcaggcagggagcttgtggggttgaagggtgctgtgttggtcagggctgccagagctccagatcaGCCCTATAGACATTGcaaagggtccttctgaacaacaacatcaaggcagcaaaagctgcaagggaaggagtctgtgctttcagttttccactcttggttgtctgggtgtgcagtgggagatggggatttctttctctctttggagaagacactgagactcgagttctcattaggacttgtctgagatgctcctgagcccctgcacacacagagctgcccctgggcagtgccaggatgtgtgagcaggacagagctgagcatacagcagtgggacggggtctgtgacactgacagggagcagatccagggacagagacacaactagagggaacacagacatggacagggagagggagatgtaccagaaatgctggggaggcgggattcaggagcccccctgccatcccctgcagtgcagagacctttcccagggcaacccctggtctcctctcctccccagcagagcctctgccccaaagcgaTGGGGTCCATGTCAcgaatctccacctcagcagctgctcctccaggtgaagggttcctggaacgtggtacacaaaacattctgaaagtacttgctctacagtgtcattatgtgagtggcagcagcacagccgggtaaggagaaggttccacagcctgcccgtctgcctttttgttattgctttaatttccaggaacacttcagtgtccttccctgtttctccacctctccctggtgctcttgctgtatgggattggcgtgggagtgtggttccattcttgttctgacaccaacactgggggtcttgccccagagatgattcatggaaaccaggtgcctaagctgtattttaagttgtgatgaaacatgtttctcattttgtagaaacaaaataaactgacatatccctctttcagggaggaggttttaatgagaaacagcatgtttattttgcacagagaagtctcccctaatttgtcactgtctttttctcctatggcaggtccccatgttcacagacagcaaatgtccaacagcagctcagtcacccagttcctcctcctggcgttcacagacacacgggagctgcaactcttgcacttctggctcttcctgggcatctacctggctgccctcctgggcaacggcctcatcatcaccaccatagcctgggaacagcacctccacacccccatgtacttcttcctgctcaacctcgccctccttgacctgggctccatctccaccactgtccccaaatccatggccaactctctgtgggataccagggtcatttcctatgcagggtgtgctacacaactctttctgtttttctttttagcttcagcagaattttgtcttctgactatcatgtcctacgaccgctatgttgccatctgcaaacccctgcactatgggaccctcctgggcagcagagcttgtgtccacatggtagcagctgcctgggccactgggtttctctattccctggtgcacatggccaatacattttcactgccactgtgcaagggcaatgccctggaccagttcttctgtgagatcccccagatcctcaagctctcctgctcacactcctacctcagggaaactgggcttcttgcggtttgtatattagtaatatttgggtgttttgtgttcatcgtggtgtcctatgtgcagatcttcagagctgtgctgaggatcccctctgggcagggacagcacaaagccttttccacctgcctccctcacctggctgtggtctccctgtttgtcagcactggcatgtttgcctacctgaagcccccctccatctcccccccatccctggatctggtggtgtctgttctgtactcagtggtgcctccagcagtgaaccccctcatctacagcatgaggaaccaggagctcaaggatgcccttaggaaactaatttcctagagttttctgaagcaataaactgaccatcatcttctatataggagttttaatgtagctaattacaggccctgcctgtcaactggattgtctggtgttgttggttgttttcgtattgtgataatgttgtcattccctttctaattccatgttggcttttcttttataactgttggctttttaaatgagcagcagtgctcgtcttgtctctaagcagaataaagggctgtttagtgacttgtttttcactatatctatcctgcaagggctttttagagctgcagagatagttcctgtgggtgggtggaggggaaaagagctctcgtatgggagcactgccagggagcaccagtgcttggtcttccagagctgttctggttccactcccacagtctccttctcatcccttgtgttggtgcaaggcctgagtgctctggcagcttggtccccgtcctgctttgtgtcactcctgtcagcacaggcagggacaggcaatgggcacttgtgtcacagaactggcctcagtaacagtacttccacaaggaaaagtgatcttctttgggcagtgcatgatggtttctatcttcttgcaatgtttccctcaagcttattcctacaaaagtgtcccacagatgaaacaccattgtatatctgaacagtgtgtgtgtgcagggctggcacacagcagtgtcctctcacagccaggcctcctgccagagacctgcaggaccagcagagcagggtctggactgtgcccctgtgcactggacacccctcagaaggtgcctctggtcaatcaccatcgactgaCCCTTCAGAACCACCATTTcaagcactgacctctcaccccagctcaaagttctttgcccctccatgcaattacactgaatgagtaggtcagagattcatgtttgccttgtacagatgagatgtgagcatgcacatcatgtacgtgagttgacatgaacttgagtcagcaaaaacaccatcagctatttcttgtggttccatgaagacctgtgtgacagacagtttgttgaggtgacatcatgttgggactagcATCCCATAAGGAACCATCAgaaagcagcactgggatgtgtttcTGTGAACGAATTTcccaatcagaacctgcaaagaacactgtccttgcagcgcagacactctggagcctgcacagttaGTTGAGTCTTCTTTTAACATctgctcaagactgttacatcaagtgtcctttagctgaactttgctccttatacgctccttataatactaaaatacacatctgtaggatgggagccccaggctcagcctgggacccttcctcaacaaccatgcatggtgataaaatgattatgtaaccaacataccaatgtgtaaagatttggctctttaggactgctgggagggtctgaatgtagggataagattttggatataatagatctggaggctggtgaaggaaagaattggagacactggctacaggtggtgagggccatggggaggtggctctgatgccatgtcagctcctgatgtttgttcatcaccagaatggctgagccctgacccctggaacctggtagatctttctcaaatgtttttcaaggctttgccTATGGACAGTGCgttttgtattttgggtgtgggttttatgtgaactgctgttgctttacctgcaaggctctggttttctttggagttggaaatgcctgtgagttcctcaccactcatccagcttctttcatacacctggcaatggtcaccaatc
Above is a genomic segment from Patagioenas fasciata isolate bPatFas1 chromosome 7, bPatFas1.hap1, whole genome shotgun sequence containing:
- the LOC139828403 gene encoding olfactory receptor 14J1-like gives rise to the protein MSNSSSVTQFLLLAFTDTRELQLLHFWLFLGIYLAALLGNGLIITTIAWEQHLHTPMYFFLLNLALLDLGSISTTVPKSMANSLWDTRVISYAGCATQLFLFFFLASAEFCLLTIMSYDRYVAICKPLHYGTLLGSRACVHMVAAAWATGFLYSLVHMANTFSLPLCKGNALDQFFCEIPQILKLSCSHSYLRETGLLAVCILVIFGCFVFIVVSYVQIFRAVLRIPSGQGQHKAFSTCLPHLAVVSLFVSTGMFAYLKPPSISPPSLDLVVSVLYSVVPPAVNPLIYSMRNQELKDALRKLIS